The Paenibacillus sp. FSL R7-0204 genome includes a region encoding these proteins:
- a CDS encoding ABC transporter permease: MRSTWKLVWPPFVAVLFFVGIWQLSVMLFDIPAYQLPSPADIARESKNNASGIWEHTAATLRLTLIGFPVGTGIGLLTALLLHLLPWVKRAIYPLLILSQNVPSIALAPLLIIWFGFGLLPKIILITLVCFFPVAVAAMGGLAQSDRVMMNYMKMAGAGKWQIFTRLELPGSLPSLFSGLKISATYAVMGAVVAEWIGADKGIGYYMLLQKSSYRADRMFVAIAIIVLLSLVLFALIALLERWLVRWKPRKDA; encoded by the coding sequence GTGAGAAGCACCTGGAAGCTAGTGTGGCCGCCCTTTGTGGCGGTCCTCTTTTTTGTCGGGATATGGCAGCTATCGGTCATGCTATTCGACATCCCGGCTTACCAGCTGCCCAGCCCCGCGGATATCGCGCGTGAATCGAAGAACAACGCCTCCGGGATCTGGGAGCACACCGCCGCCACGCTGCGGCTGACCCTGATCGGCTTCCCGGTCGGCACAGGCATCGGCCTGCTCACCGCCTTGCTGCTGCATCTGCTGCCCTGGGTCAAGCGGGCGATCTATCCGCTGCTGATCCTCAGCCAGAATGTGCCCTCCATTGCGCTGGCCCCGCTGCTGATTATCTGGTTCGGCTTCGGCCTGCTGCCCAAAATCATCCTGATCACCCTCGTCTGCTTCTTCCCCGTAGCTGTTGCAGCCATGGGCGGACTGGCCCAAAGCGACCGGGTGATGATGAATTATATGAAGATGGCCGGTGCGGGCAAGTGGCAGATCTTCACCCGGCTGGAGCTTCCCGGCTCCTTGCCCTCCCTGTTCTCCGGGCTCAAAATCTCCGCCACCTATGCGGTGATGGGCGCAGTGGTGGCCGAATGGATCGGCGCCGACAAAGGGATCGGCTACTATATGCTGCTGCAGAAGTCCTCTTACCGTGCGGACCGGATGTTCGTGGCTATCGCCATCATCGTGCTGCTGAGTCTCGTATTATTCGCGCTCATTGCCCTGCTGGAGAGATGGCTGGTGCGCTGGAAGCCGCGCAAGGATGCTTAA
- a CDS encoding thiamine-binding protein, translating to MANTLLSIQVIPKTPNNEDSIPYVDKAIEVIQKSGVKHQVNPLETTMEGELSDLLDIVRDMHEALIASGSPSVISQIKIAHNPGGISMEKLTEKYRP from the coding sequence ATGGCTAATACACTGCTCAGCATTCAGGTAATTCCGAAGACACCGAACAACGAGGATTCCATCCCTTACGTGGACAAGGCCATTGAGGTCATTCAGAAGTCAGGCGTGAAGCATCAGGTGAATCCGCTGGAGACCACGATGGAGGGCGAGCTGTCCGACCTTCTCGATATTGTGCGTGATATGCATGAGGCGCTGATCGCTTCCGGCAGTCCTAGTGTCATCTCCCAGATCAAGATCGCCCATAATCCGGGCGGCATCAGCATGGAGAAGCTGACGGAGAAATACCGGCCGTGA
- a CDS encoding ABC transporter ATP-binding protein has protein sequence MELEKADVDGRLGTRSVPPALEVSGISKSFQHRRRETQVLDQVSLTVEPQEFVSIVGPSGCGKSTLFHIIGGLTLPDTGTVSMNGIPVTGQRGKISYMPQQPALFPWRSTLDNVLLGAELQGAPKREAREAARHWLAKIGLGGFERAYPHMLSGGMQQRAAFLRAMLAPQELMLLDEPFSALDALTREQMQRWLLELWEENRRSVLFITHNIEEALLLSTRIYVFSGRPGSVLHTVEVPFPRPRREEIADSPEFLRMRRQLSEWMREEQAKSQS, from the coding sequence ATTGAACTGGAGAAGGCGGACGTAGATGGACGCCTGGGTACACGGAGTGTGCCGCCTGCGCTCGAAGTCAGCGGCATCAGCAAGTCGTTCCAGCACCGCCGCCGGGAGACGCAGGTGCTGGATCAGGTGTCCCTGACCGTGGAGCCGCAGGAATTCGTCTCCATTGTCGGCCCGTCCGGCTGCGGGAAAAGCACGCTGTTCCATATCATCGGCGGCCTTACGCTGCCGGATACCGGAACCGTGAGCATGAACGGCATCCCGGTGACCGGGCAGCGCGGCAAGATCAGCTATATGCCGCAGCAGCCCGCACTGTTCCCGTGGCGCAGCACACTGGATAACGTCCTGCTTGGCGCCGAGCTGCAAGGCGCCCCCAAGCGGGAGGCCCGCGAGGCTGCACGCCACTGGCTGGCGAAGATCGGCCTCGGCGGCTTCGAGCGGGCTTACCCGCACATGCTGTCCGGCGGCATGCAGCAGCGGGCCGCCTTCCTGAGGGCCATGCTCGCGCCGCAGGAGCTGATGCTGCTCGACGAGCCGTTCAGCGCGCTCGATGCGCTGACCCGCGAGCAGATGCAGCGCTGGCTGCTGGAGCTGTGGGAGGAGAACCGCCGCTCCGTGCTGTTCATCACCCACAACATCGAAGAGGCGCTGCTGCTCTCCACCCGCATCTACGTCTTCTCGGGGCGTCCCGGCTCCGTCCTCCACACCGTGGAGGTCCCGTTCCCGCGTCCGCGCCGCGAAGAGATCGCCGATTCGCCGGAGTTCCTCCGGATGCGGCGCCAGCTCTCAGAGTGGATGCGCGAGGAGCAGGCGAAGAGCCAGAGCTAA
- a CDS encoding response regulator transcription factor has protein sequence MISIIIAEDQRLLRGAMASLLDLEDDIEVAGEAGDGAEALALIERVQPDVCLMDIEMPLMSGLEVAELLKSRGCRTKIIILTTFARPGYFERGVKAGIQGYLLKDEPVDKLADAIRRVMGGGREVSPELVFGSLREENPLSDREREILKLAAAGRSAGEIAAALHLSYGTVRNYISEILSKLAVKTRIEAVRLAEDKGWI, from the coding sequence ATGATCAGCATCATAATTGCCGAAGATCAGCGGCTGCTGCGCGGCGCGATGGCTTCGCTGCTCGATCTGGAGGATGATATTGAGGTAGCGGGCGAAGCGGGAGACGGGGCGGAGGCGCTGGCTCTGATCGAGCGTGTCCAGCCGGATGTGTGTCTGATGGATATTGAGATGCCGCTGATGAGCGGTCTGGAGGTGGCCGAGCTGCTGAAGTCGCGGGGCTGCCGCACCAAAATCATTATCCTGACCACCTTCGCCCGTCCCGGTTATTTCGAGCGCGGGGTGAAGGCCGGGATTCAGGGGTATCTGCTGAAGGATGAGCCGGTGGATAAGCTGGCGGATGCCATCCGCCGCGTGATGGGCGGGGGCCGCGAGGTCTCCCCCGAGCTGGTCTTTGGCAGCCTGCGTGAAGAGAACCCGCTCTCGGACCGGGAGCGGGAGATTCTGAAGCTGGCTGCCGCAGGCCGCAGCGCCGGAGAGATCGCCGCGGCGCTCCACCTCTCCTATGGCACGGTCCGCAACTACATCTCGGAGATCCTCAGCAAGCTTGCGGTCAAGACCCGGATCGAAGCCGTGCGGCTGGCGGAGGATAAGGGCTGGATCTAG